A single window of Montipora capricornis isolate CH-2021 chromosome 14, ASM3666992v2, whole genome shotgun sequence DNA harbors:
- the LOC138032712 gene encoding uncharacterized protein: MELLKGNAQETRGVGCRQLFFQVLSSSSDFISRAVKTNSVFCERISVLLLFCVKVIMANNTVTVNNKEIVQVEASEESAKLKITVEIPASEKEKVLQFVEGCGGIRVAHRPITTLRKLLTNVKDKDQPRDRQGAVYKIKCCDCQATYIGETGRNLNTRLTEHRRATRNGDINNNIAEHHLQTNHRIDWDSATCVTYNTNYYQRIVLESWFPYLEQTPINRCLQLPAPYKRLIDDINRQTTD, translated from the exons GAAACGCTCAGGAAACACGTGGTGTTGGATGCCGTCAGCTGTTCTTTCAGGTTCTTTCCAGTTCGTCAGATTTCATCAGTCGAGCGGTCAAAACAAATTCGGTATTCTGCGAACGTATTTCTGTTTTACTGCTGTTTTGTGTCAAGGTCATTATGGCTAATAATACAGTCACTGTGAATAATAAGGAAATCGTTCAAGTTGAAGCAAGCGAAGAATCTGCTAAGCTGAAG ATCACTGTGGAAATACCGGCCTCGGAAAAGGAGAAAGTGCTCCAATTTGTAGAAGGATGTGGCggcatccgtgttgctcacagacccatcactaccttacgaaaactactgactaacgtcaaagacaaagatcaacctagggacagacaaggagcagtttataagatcaaatgctgcgactgccaggccacttatatcggtgagaccggcagaaatttgaacactagactgactgaacacagacgagcgacgcggaacggtgacatcaacaataacattgctgaacaccatctacagacaaaccacagaatcgactgggactctgctacatgtgttacctacaacactaactactaccaacggatcgtactggaaagctggtttccttacttagaacagacacctataaaccgatgcctacaacttcccgcaccctacaaacgactcatcgacgacataaacagacaaacaacagactga